Proteins encoded within one genomic window of Cytophagales bacterium:
- a CDS encoding trypsin-like peptidase domain-containing protein yields the protein MRRVLLTAIIGFSTGFLGLIVGAEWYKSEIISEIEQDTSAQFSNFRSTEDEPIISRADIPVDTSLFREDFVQASFSSTNSVVFIQTSTEYEYMGRSVFDWFFEPRSQQKVGSGSGVIFSKDGYIVTNNHVIEDADIIRVTVGKKIYDAELIGTDPSTDLAVIKVDDASLPAIALGKSSNVNVGEWVLAVGNPFNLTSTVTAGIVSAKGRNINILRDRFPIESFIQTDAAINPGNSGGALVNKKGELIGINTAILSRTGSYAGYGFAVPVDIVKKVYTDLVKYGQVQKALTGAEFLDIDSEIADKLELQSLQGVLIAAVARNSASEKAGLEKGDVILRANGKQVDSKANLEEYLAGLYPGDEIDLVVRRDDRTLNKNMTLTNREGTTGILRKVTYYSEDLQATFEALPKADREAYGVSGGIKVIEFDRRGFFARLDIPEGFIITSINGRPMDTPEELSELLSRIRGRVTIVGIDRNGRQVYFPYRF from the coding sequence ATGAGAAGAGTTTTGCTTACGGCGATTATCGGGTTTTCAACAGGGTTTTTAGGATTGATCGTAGGAGCCGAATGGTACAAATCTGAGATCATTTCTGAGATCGAACAAGATACATCAGCGCAGTTTTCGAATTTTCGATCAACCGAAGATGAACCCATCATCTCCAGGGCAGATATACCCGTAGACACCAGCTTGTTTCGGGAGGATTTTGTGCAAGCTTCTTTTTCCAGTACCAACAGTGTAGTATTCATTCAAACTTCGACCGAATACGAATACATGGGAAGGAGTGTATTCGATTGGTTCTTTGAGCCCAGAAGCCAGCAAAAGGTGGGGTCAGGTTCTGGTGTGATCTTTTCAAAAGATGGCTATATCGTTACTAACAATCATGTGATTGAAGATGCGGATATCATCCGAGTCACAGTAGGTAAGAAAATTTATGATGCGGAATTAATTGGAACCGATCCTTCAACAGACCTGGCTGTGATCAAAGTAGATGATGCCAGTTTGCCGGCCATTGCCTTAGGGAAGTCTAGTAACGTAAATGTAGGTGAGTGGGTGCTGGCCGTAGGAAACCCCTTTAACCTTACTTCAACGGTTACCGCAGGTATTGTCAGTGCCAAGGGTAGAAATATCAATATTTTAAGAGACCGCTTCCCAATCGAATCTTTCATTCAAACAGATGCGGCCATTAACCCAGGGAACAGTGGTGGTGCTTTGGTCAACAAAAAGGGAGAATTGATCGGAATCAATACCGCCATATTATCCAGAACAGGGTCTTATGCTGGTTATGGATTTGCAGTCCCTGTAGACATTGTGAAAAAAGTATACACGGACCTGGTAAAATATGGTCAGGTACAGAAAGCCTTAACAGGTGCAGAATTCCTGGACATAGACAGTGAGATTGCCGATAAATTAGAGCTACAAAGCTTGCAAGGAGTCCTGATCGCGGCAGTCGCTCGAAATAGTGCTTCAGAAAAGGCCGGATTAGAAAAAGGAGACGTCATCCTAAGAGCCAATGGTAAGCAAGTAGATTCCAAAGCCAATCTGGAGGAATACCTGGCTGGATTATACCCCGGTGATGAGATTGATCTGGTGGTTCGTCGCGACGATCGCACGCTCAATAAGAACATGACATTGACCAATCGGGAAGGAACCACCGGTATTCTAAGGAAGGTAACTTACTATTCAGAAGACCTGCAAGCGACGTTTGAAGCACTGCCGAAAGCTGATAGAGAGGCGTATGGCGTTTCCGGAGGGATAAAAGTTATTGAATTTGATCGAAGAGGTTTCTTTGCCCGACTAGACATCCCGGAAGGGTTCATCATTACCTCCATCAATGGTCGTCCGATGGATACTCCGGAAGAACTTTCTGAGTTGTTGTCCCGTATCCGGGGCAGGGTCACCATTGTCGGTATCGACCGAAATGGACGACAGGTTTATTTTCCGTATAGGTTCTGA
- a CDS encoding CHAT domain-containing protein: protein MLSLAKSLLIAILVIGSLPLSAQNWEKSFAKLDAYYAYGDYAKARKGIDKIEKKVRKKLGENSPILASTLLRKAQYNLGLGLLVEVESGVEEAITLSEQVNTNNPAERAYLLKEAAKILVVYGNFRKADDYIRDSRSTVAETGDVPESFLAELDVLRAQVLTGRGYYREAINVVDSLTDFFSDRVLRAGKKDEEPRAAYAGILIAKANALRKMGDYLRSDSAFVYNEQWIERELGKTHILYAENQYLNTQLLEENGLSVEAQAKRFEDIYLKAGRKYANSHQLLMAIRESLMKAYYENGNGSKLKVVSAEFKKTISKDYPRASVYRLADDLIRLNYSLINEDVEFLVEILNELLEESSIPQNHSYRIQLLELTNQVALLQGSVKNTETYLNEVLQIKWYLYGAESPEYHLTKIDIANFWIDYSDKFDEAKAAYEESFEQIVQPEIMAGHVAYLDILNHLATYYQETDDYRKASEVLDEALLTARKKYDNKDIAYGNELKQIAGLQIKIGAYEKAEENINGALAIFDELKTREAKTAESLALITQAKLFAIKGLYDEAEDNLDKSYKLQEDGALTVETAVTSYVDLAGLYIKLGRLVEADEILEYTLEEKESQFGADSRQLNEPLVLRSELLLKQGDYTEAENLGRRANGLSRAIFGDESTKVVLSMIRLAEVYSTIGDYDKAEALLVNAIAIQKKQFGAEHVDVAKSISDLALVKYYQGASLEQVQDLFTQAETIIGAKLGASNPTYAEILKNLAIVNIAAEQYNIAFSFLDDAGRIWSAKIGRRNNINAATINMLKGDIYYRQKRYNRAERFYEDAKKQFEKFFSDSHPEFVKVQSKLSKTYFMQGDWRKSQQQMESVLSNYQDFIANYFPALSEREKTKFWNTIKSDYEFYNTLVVSKNRNSKYLGELFNNALLTKALLLNSSIKIRQRINNSDDEELKQAYANWVSKKEMLTAALSMGPQQLAENGINQSALTNEVELLEKELSLKSEIFGQGLENKAITWKNVRSSLKEQEVAMEMVRFRVFDHTFTDSVMYAMLYVTGEKRSTPQVILLPNGAELEKKYLKYYRNSIKFKLKDKFSYDQFWAPIQSELGTVSRLYLSPDGVYNQINVEALPTPDGRYVLDNSNIILLSNTKDLFLQQPKEEDPVDVQPTNQVAMLFGNPKFYVDTQPGRPAANSGLTRATAEVISELPGTKKEIVELKEYLGDRGWEINDYTELNASEQAIKSISSPKIFHIATHGFFQSETATASALDNELRANAAYDNPLLKTGLLLSGAGDILNETKFNYNIDNGILTAYEAMNLNLDQTDLVVLSACETGLGEIEAGEGVYGLQRAFMVAGAKTIIMSLFKVADDATQQLMVKFYRKWIETGDKRQAFIDAKKEIRNEFGDPLYWGPFIMIGLD from the coding sequence ATGCTGAGCCTCGCCAAAAGCTTGCTGATCGCCATATTGGTCATCGGCTCGTTACCCCTTTCTGCTCAGAATTGGGAAAAATCATTCGCCAAACTGGATGCCTACTATGCTTATGGTGATTATGCCAAGGCCAGGAAAGGAATTGATAAAATCGAGAAGAAGGTTCGGAAGAAATTGGGAGAAAATAGCCCGATACTAGCGAGTACCTTGCTTCGAAAAGCGCAGTATAACCTCGGCTTGGGGCTACTCGTCGAGGTGGAGTCTGGTGTAGAAGAAGCCATCACACTCAGTGAGCAAGTCAATACAAATAACCCAGCGGAACGAGCGTATCTGCTGAAAGAGGCAGCCAAGATCCTGGTAGTTTATGGAAATTTTCGCAAGGCGGATGATTACATCCGGGATTCCCGCAGTACCGTAGCAGAAACAGGTGATGTACCTGAAAGCTTTCTGGCTGAACTAGATGTTTTGCGGGCGCAAGTGCTTACGGGTAGGGGGTATTACCGTGAAGCCATTAACGTAGTAGATAGCCTGACGGATTTCTTTAGTGATCGGGTATTGCGCGCGGGTAAAAAAGATGAAGAGCCCAGAGCGGCTTACGCTGGGATCCTCATTGCCAAGGCCAATGCTTTGCGGAAAATGGGGGACTATCTGCGGTCAGATTCGGCATTTGTCTACAATGAACAATGGATTGAGCGAGAATTAGGAAAAACCCACATTCTCTATGCGGAAAATCAATACCTGAATACCCAACTACTAGAAGAAAACGGGTTGAGTGTGGAAGCTCAAGCCAAGCGCTTTGAGGACATTTACCTGAAAGCGGGTCGGAAATATGCGAATTCACATCAACTCTTGATGGCCATTCGTGAAAGCTTGATGAAAGCGTACTATGAAAATGGCAATGGAAGTAAGCTTAAAGTAGTTTCTGCGGAGTTCAAAAAGACCATTTCCAAAGACTATCCTCGGGCAAGTGTTTACCGGTTGGCAGATGATCTGATTCGACTGAATTACAGTTTGATCAATGAGGATGTCGAGTTTCTTGTGGAAATACTCAATGAGTTATTAGAAGAATCCAGTATACCTCAAAATCATTCGTATCGCATCCAATTACTGGAACTTACTAATCAGGTGGCCTTATTACAGGGATCGGTAAAAAATACCGAGACTTATCTGAATGAAGTCCTGCAGATCAAATGGTACTTGTATGGGGCAGAATCTCCCGAATACCACCTGACCAAGATCGATATTGCTAATTTCTGGATTGATTATTCGGATAAATTCGATGAAGCCAAAGCAGCGTACGAAGAGAGTTTTGAACAGATTGTTCAGCCGGAGATCATGGCTGGCCATGTGGCTTATCTCGATATTTTAAATCATTTGGCGACCTACTATCAGGAGACAGATGATTATCGCAAAGCCAGCGAGGTTTTGGATGAAGCCTTGTTGACTGCTCGCAAAAAGTACGATAACAAAGACATAGCCTATGGCAATGAGTTGAAACAGATCGCTGGCCTGCAAATCAAAATCGGGGCTTACGAAAAAGCAGAAGAAAACATCAATGGAGCACTCGCAATCTTCGATGAATTAAAGACCCGTGAAGCCAAGACCGCCGAGTCTTTGGCGCTGATCACGCAAGCTAAACTTTTTGCGATCAAGGGACTTTACGATGAAGCAGAGGACAACCTGGATAAGTCATATAAGCTGCAGGAAGATGGCGCATTGACGGTTGAAACCGCTGTGACTTCCTATGTGGATTTGGCGGGGCTTTATATCAAATTGGGTCGGCTGGTCGAAGCAGATGAAATTCTTGAGTATACCCTGGAGGAAAAGGAGTCACAATTCGGAGCAGATAGTCGCCAATTGAATGAGCCACTGGTGCTGCGTTCGGAATTATTACTGAAGCAGGGTGATTATACAGAGGCGGAAAACCTGGGACGAAGGGCCAATGGATTATCGCGCGCAATTTTCGGTGATGAATCTACAAAGGTGGTACTTTCCATGATTCGGCTGGCTGAGGTATACAGCACGATCGGCGATTATGACAAAGCGGAAGCCCTGCTGGTCAATGCCATTGCTATTCAAAAGAAACAATTTGGTGCGGAGCATGTCGATGTGGCCAAGTCCATCTCCGATCTGGCGCTGGTCAAGTATTATCAGGGAGCTTCCCTTGAGCAGGTTCAGGACCTTTTTACTCAGGCAGAAACGATCATTGGCGCGAAGTTAGGGGCGTCTAATCCAACTTATGCGGAAATTCTTAAGAACCTGGCGATTGTGAACATCGCCGCCGAGCAGTATAACATTGCTTTCAGTTTCCTTGATGATGCGGGACGAATCTGGAGCGCAAAGATTGGTCGCAGAAACAACATCAACGCCGCAACGATCAACATGTTGAAAGGAGATATCTACTATCGCCAAAAGCGTTACAACCGTGCAGAACGATTCTATGAAGATGCCAAAAAGCAGTTCGAGAAGTTCTTTAGTGATAGTCATCCTGAATTTGTGAAAGTACAATCCAAATTGTCGAAAACGTACTTCATGCAAGGAGATTGGCGAAAGTCACAACAGCAGATGGAATCTGTTCTAAGTAACTATCAGGATTTTATTGCCAATTACTTCCCGGCACTGTCAGAGCGAGAAAAAACCAAGTTTTGGAACACCATCAAATCAGATTATGAATTTTATAACACGCTGGTGGTGAGCAAAAACAGGAACAGCAAGTACCTCGGAGAATTATTTAACAATGCGCTGCTGACCAAAGCATTGCTTTTGAACTCCTCGATCAAGATTCGGCAGCGGATCAATAATAGCGACGATGAGGAATTGAAGCAGGCCTACGCCAATTGGGTGAGTAAAAAGGAAATGTTGACCGCTGCTCTTTCAATGGGGCCGCAGCAACTGGCGGAAAATGGGATCAATCAATCTGCTTTGACCAATGAAGTAGAATTGTTGGAAAAAGAGCTGAGTCTGAAATCCGAGATTTTTGGTCAGGGATTGGAAAATAAAGCGATCACCTGGAAGAACGTTCGCTCCTCACTGAAGGAACAGGAAGTGGCTATGGAAATGGTAAGGTTCAGGGTGTTTGATCATACGTTTACCGATTCAGTCATGTACGCAATGTTATATGTGACTGGAGAAAAGCGTTCCACTCCACAAGTCATTTTGTTACCCAATGGAGCGGAGCTTGAGAAGAAATACCTGAAGTACTACCGTAACAGCATCAAGTTCAAATTGAAGGATAAGTTTTCCTATGATCAATTCTGGGCACCTATCCAAAGTGAATTAGGTACGGTTTCGAGGTTGTACTTGTCACCTGATGGCGTGTATAACCAGATCAATGTAGAGGCACTCCCGACGCCAGATGGGCGGTATGTGTTGGATAATTCGAACATCATCTTACTCAGCAATACCAAAGACCTCTTTTTGCAGCAGCCGAAGGAGGAGGATCCCGTAGATGTTCAACCGACCAATCAGGTCGCCATGCTGTTTGGAAATCCGAAATTTTATGTGGACACTCAGCCGGGTAGACCCGCTGCTAATTCAGGTTTGACTCGTGCCACAGCCGAAGTGATCAGTGAGTTGCCTGGAACCAAGAAAGAGATTGTAGAACTCAAAGAATATCTTGGAGATCGAGGTTGGGAGATCAATGATTATACTGAGCTCAACGCCAGCGAGCAAGCCATCAAGTCCATTTCCAGTCCCAAGATCTTTCACATTGCGACGCATGGGTTCTTCCAAAGTGAAACGGCTACAGCTAGTGCGTTGGACAATGAATTACGAGCTAATGCAGCGTATGACAATCCATTGTTGAAAACGGGCTTGTTGCTTTCCGGAGCAGGCGACATTCTCAATGAAACCAAGTTCAACTACAACATTGACAATGGTATTTTGACCGCTTATGAAGCCATGAACCTGAACCTGGATCAAACGGATCTCGTGGTGCTATCAGCCTGTGAAACGGGACTGGGTGAGATTGAGGCCGGAGAAGGTGTGTATGGATTGCAACGTGCCTTCATGGTGGCAGGTGCTAAAACCATCATCATGAGCCTGTTCAAAGTAGCGGATGATGCTACCCAGCAGTTGATGGTGAAGTTTTACCGCAAATGGATTGAAACGGGAGACAAAAGACAAGCCTTCATCGACGCGAAAAAAGAGATCCGAAATGAATTCGGAGACCCCTTGTACTGGGGACCTTTTATCATGATTGGGTTGGATTGA
- the modB gene encoding molybdate ABC transporter permease subunit, with translation MTFSESTYQAIYLSVKVGLISTLVSLPFAILLGYWMARKNFIGKPVLEGIIHLPLVMPPVATGYLLLLIFGTKGIIGNWLFEVFGIRLAFAFPAAVLAAIVVAFPLMVRSIRTAMELIDPKLEQTSLLLGVSHIKTLFKITIPLAAPGIISGTVLAFARSLGEFGATISFAGNIPGETQTLPLAIYSKMQIPGEEQATFMLVAIAVGISFIAMILSEWSIKKMKLHG, from the coding sequence TTGACCTTTAGTGAATCAACATATCAAGCCATTTATCTGTCCGTAAAGGTCGGACTTATCAGCACACTGGTATCACTGCCTTTTGCAATTCTATTGGGTTATTGGATGGCCCGTAAAAACTTCATAGGGAAGCCCGTGCTGGAAGGGATCATCCATTTACCACTGGTGATGCCTCCGGTTGCTACTGGCTATTTACTTCTCCTGATTTTTGGGACGAAGGGGATCATCGGGAATTGGTTATTCGAAGTTTTTGGCATTCGATTGGCTTTTGCTTTTCCTGCAGCTGTTCTTGCAGCGATCGTCGTGGCGTTTCCCCTCATGGTACGTTCCATACGAACGGCCATGGAGCTGATCGATCCGAAACTTGAACAGACATCATTGCTATTAGGTGTCAGTCACATCAAGACCTTATTCAAAATCACGATCCCGCTTGCGGCTCCAGGCATCATATCCGGTACTGTATTGGCCTTTGCCAGATCTTTGGGTGAATTCGGAGCGACCATATCCTTCGCAGGAAATATCCCTGGAGAAACACAAACATTGCCCCTTGCCATCTATTCAAAAATGCAAATACCCGGTGAAGAACAAGCCACTTTTATGCTGGTGGCAATCGCCGTTGGCATTTCATTTATCGCCATGATCCTTTCTGAGTGGTCCATCAAAAAAATGAAGCTGCATGGTTAG
- the dnaA gene encoding chromosomal replication initiator protein DnaA yields MYTKTWEKCLQFIQQRIPAQSYKTWFLPIQPIKLENNVLTIQVPSQFFYEWLEENYVHLLKQAIQAEIGSEGRLEYSVVVDRGDELVQPYTVNVSGVVNSQNKARVNGFDQYKNPQFIQELASDSNLNPTYLFENFIEGDCNRLARSAGYAVAKKPGVTSFNPLMIYGGVGLGKTHLVQAIGNEIKRNHPDKYVFYVASEKFTTQFIDALKNNSIQEFIAYYRNVDVLILDDVQFLKEKEKTQEIFFHIFNHLHQSGKQIIMTSDCAPRDLQGLQERLVSRFKWGLTTDLQTPDFETRMAIILKKLQADGIRIPDQVVEYLAYSVDTNIRELEGVIISLIAHASLTKDQIDLELAKQTLKNIVTDIDSEVGIDYIQKTVSDYFKVDQDDLKAKTRKREIVIARQVAMYFSKDYTNHSLKSIGYHFGGRDHSTVIHAVQSVNDMMDTNAKFRYSIDELKKKLKMRTA; encoded by the coding sequence ATGTACACAAAAACCTGGGAAAAATGCCTCCAATTCATTCAGCAGCGCATTCCTGCTCAAAGTTATAAGACTTGGTTTTTGCCTATTCAGCCAATTAAGCTGGAAAACAATGTACTTACCATTCAGGTACCGAGCCAGTTTTTCTACGAATGGTTAGAGGAAAACTACGTACACTTATTGAAACAAGCCATCCAGGCAGAAATCGGTTCCGAAGGTAGATTGGAATATTCTGTTGTGGTTGATAGAGGCGATGAATTGGTTCAACCATACACTGTAAATGTCTCTGGAGTTGTAAATAGTCAAAATAAAGCCCGTGTAAACGGTTTTGATCAATATAAGAATCCTCAATTCATTCAGGAATTGGCTTCGGATTCTAATCTGAATCCAACTTACCTTTTTGAAAATTTCATAGAAGGTGATTGCAATCGACTGGCTCGCTCAGCAGGATATGCAGTTGCGAAAAAACCGGGTGTTACCTCTTTCAATCCACTGATGATCTATGGAGGTGTTGGATTAGGAAAAACACATCTGGTTCAGGCCATTGGCAATGAGATCAAGCGAAACCATCCTGATAAGTATGTATTCTATGTTGCGTCTGAAAAATTCACGACGCAATTCATTGATGCATTAAAGAATAACAGCATTCAGGAGTTCATCGCTTATTATAGAAATGTGGATGTACTGATTCTGGATGACGTTCAGTTTCTGAAAGAAAAAGAAAAGACCCAGGAAATTTTCTTCCACATCTTCAACCACCTGCATCAGAGTGGTAAGCAGATCATCATGACTAGTGATTGTGCACCCCGAGATCTTCAAGGCTTACAGGAAAGATTGGTTTCCCGATTCAAATGGGGACTGACAACTGATTTACAAACGCCGGATTTCGAAACGCGCATGGCAATCATCCTTAAGAAATTGCAGGCAGATGGCATTCGCATCCCGGATCAGGTGGTAGAATACCTTGCCTATTCTGTTGACACGAATATCCGAGAGCTCGAAGGTGTGATCATTTCCCTAATCGCTCATGCATCTCTGACTAAAGATCAGATCGATCTGGAATTAGCCAAGCAGACACTTAAAAATATCGTTACTGATATCGACTCAGAGGTTGGGATCGATTACATCCAAAAGACGGTTTCTGATTACTTCAAGGTTGATCAGGATGACCTGAAAGCGAAGACCAGAAAACGCGAGATCGTAATTGCGCGTCAGGTGGCCATGTATTTCTCCAAAGATTACACCAATCATTCGCTGAAATCCATTGGTTATCATTTTGGAGGTCGTGATCACAGTACGGTCATTCATGCTGTCCAGTCTGTCAATGACATGATGGATACCAATGCCAAATTCCGCTATTCTATAGATGAACTGAAAAAGAAGCTCAAAATGCGTACAGCATAA
- the modC gene encoding molybdenum ABC transporter ATP-binding protein, whose translation MVSVDYLLDRGNFKTQVKTIFPKGITGIYGPSGSGKTTLLNVIAGLDKPDTGSIEVGDHTLFDSEANIHTPISKRNVGYVFQEGRLFPHLSVEQNLKYGIKPEKASQFTFKEVIDLLQIQHLLSSRPAQLSGGEQQRVAIGRALLSSPAILLLDEPFSALDTQLRDQILPFIYQIHQRIEIPILVVSHDLSELLKLSQNLLCLQHGQCVGHGNFIDLIKQPETHAVFGNRPLINCFEMQPVLTDKDEDLTTLKWQYDKQDVFVKCQRTAIEHEGSVRVFLNADDISLSLHQVEQVTTQNQLSGKVTQLIPRNQAMICIVNVGFPLIVEITRDSQKRLNIQVGTSLWCLFKSVAIGLA comes from the coding sequence ATGGTTAGTGTTGATTACCTTTTGGATCGAGGAAACTTCAAAACCCAGGTGAAAACCATCTTTCCAAAGGGTATCACTGGCATCTATGGCCCAAGTGGTTCCGGGAAAACCACTTTATTGAACGTTATAGCTGGCCTGGACAAACCGGATACTGGCAGCATTGAAGTCGGTGATCATACCTTATTTGATTCCGAAGCAAACATTCATACACCTATATCCAAAAGGAATGTCGGGTATGTCTTTCAGGAAGGTCGACTGTTCCCGCATCTTAGTGTGGAACAAAACCTGAAATATGGCATTAAGCCTGAGAAAGCGAGTCAGTTCACTTTTAAGGAAGTCATTGATTTACTGCAAATCCAACATTTATTATCCTCCAGGCCTGCCCAGCTTTCGGGTGGAGAACAACAACGCGTTGCCATTGGTCGCGCGCTGCTCTCCTCGCCTGCTATTTTGCTCTTAGACGAACCATTTTCTGCATTAGATACTCAGCTTCGGGATCAGATCTTACCTTTCATTTACCAGATTCATCAACGGATTGAAATCCCTATTTTGGTAGTCAGCCATGACTTATCAGAATTACTGAAACTTTCCCAAAATCTACTCTGCCTTCAGCATGGTCAATGTGTCGGGCATGGCAATTTTATTGACCTAATTAAGCAACCGGAGACACATGCCGTGTTTGGTAATCGTCCTTTGATCAATTGTTTTGAAATGCAGCCGGTTTTGACCGATAAGGATGAAGACCTCACTACCCTAAAATGGCAGTATGACAAACAAGATGTGTTTGTCAAATGTCAGCGTACAGCTATCGAACATGAGGGCTCTGTGAGGGTTTTCCTGAACGCTGATGACATTTCTTTATCCCTGCATCAAGTCGAACAGGTCACTACACAAAATCAATTGTCTGGAAAAGTGACGCAACTCATCCCTCGCAACCAGGCCATGATCTGTATTGTGAATGTAGGCTTCCCTCTGATCGTGGAGATCACACGTGATTCTCAGAAGCGACTAAACATCCAAGTGGGTACTTCGCTTTGGTGTTTGTTTAAGTCGGTAGCTATTGGGTTGGCGTGA
- the modA gene encoding molybdate ABC transporter substrate-binding protein, giving the protein MKRIFSILCILILCKACTPISDLTIIQVFVAASLSPVVTELGELYQDERNIKIVLNTASSGTLARQIAQGASADLFISANQQWITYLQNEQLIFNESTLPIINQLVLVAPIKDSHDIIDPYNNEKINDLLQSNRLAIGDPNHVPVGQYALQAIEALNWQLSSKQTLPSKDARATLVAVELGEAELGIVYQTDAKKSKKVNIIGTLPKEAYAPIRYFAGTCSNNPLTAEFLIFMNSPEARQIWEKHGFIL; this is encoded by the coding sequence ATGAAAAGGATTTTCTCAATCCTGTGCATCTTGATCTTGTGCAAGGCTTGTACGCCCATATCGGACCTCACAATAATCCAGGTGTTCGTAGCTGCCAGCTTAAGTCCTGTTGTCACGGAATTAGGTGAATTGTATCAAGATGAGCGAAACATCAAAATTGTCTTGAATACTGCTTCCAGCGGAACCCTCGCCAGGCAAATCGCTCAAGGAGCATCAGCAGACCTTTTCATATCTGCAAATCAGCAATGGATCACCTACCTTCAAAACGAACAACTGATTTTTAACGAAAGCACACTACCCATCATTAATCAATTGGTTTTGGTGGCTCCCATAAAAGATTCCCATGATATCATTGACCCCTATAACAATGAAAAAATTAATGACCTGCTACAATCTAACAGATTAGCCATTGGAGATCCTAATCACGTCCCAGTGGGACAATATGCCCTACAGGCCATTGAGGCTTTGAATTGGCAACTATCATCAAAACAGACCTTACCATCCAAAGACGCCCGTGCCACTTTGGTGGCAGTAGAATTGGGAGAAGCGGAACTGGGTATTGTTTATCAAACCGACGCTAAAAAATCGAAAAAGGTCAACATCATTGGTACGCTCCCTAAAGAAGCATACGCGCCGATTCGCTACTTTGCAGGTACTTGTAGTAATAATCCATTGACTGCCGAATTTTTAATCTTCATGAACAGCCCTGAGGCAAGGCAGATTTGGGAAAAACACGGGTTTATCTTGTAG